One region of Limnospira fusiformis SAG 85.79 genomic DNA includes:
- a CDS encoding TMEM165/GDT1 family protein: MLTAFTAGLLLISLSELGDKTFFIAVILSMRYPRRLVFTGVVAALASMTIIAVVMGRVVAFLPEIYLHWATISLFGLFGIKLLYQASKMPSSQSCGEEEEEARKAVAASNLANNKSKLRILLEAFTLTFLAEWGDRTQIATIALAATYHPVGVISGVILGHSISTAIAVLGGRIIAGRISERTITAVSGCLFIVFGLVALINGVENVSV; this comes from the coding sequence ATGTTAACTGCATTTACGGCGGGACTTTTATTGATTAGCTTGTCGGAATTAGGTGACAAAACCTTTTTTATTGCTGTTATTTTGTCAATGCGATACCCGAGAAGGCTGGTTTTTACCGGGGTGGTGGCAGCTTTGGCATCTATGACAATTATTGCTGTGGTTATGGGTCGAGTGGTGGCTTTCTTGCCGGAAATTTATCTGCACTGGGCGACGATTTCCCTGTTTGGTTTATTTGGAATTAAATTGTTATACCAAGCAAGTAAAATGCCGTCCTCTCAGTCCTGTGGTGAGGAAGAAGAGGAGGCTAGGAAGGCAGTAGCCGCGTCAAATTTAGCTAATAATAAGTCGAAGCTGCGGATATTGCTGGAAGCGTTTACTTTAACTTTCCTCGCGGAGTGGGGCGATCGCACTCAAATTGCTACCATTGCTTTAGCAGCCACTTATCACCCCGTGGGAGTAATATCAGGGGTGATTTTAGGGCATAGTATCTCAACTGCGATCGCCGTTTTGGGAGGCCGCATAATTGCGGGTCGCATTTCCGAACGCACCATTACAGCCGTTAGCGGATGTTTATTTATTGTTTTCGGCTTGGTGGCTTTAATTAATGGTGTCGAAAACGTTTCCGTTTAA
- the malQ gene encoding 4-alpha-glucanotransferase has protein sequence MSFQPRSSGILLHPTSLPGRYGIGDIGPNAYQFVDFLRDSHQQLWQILPLGPTGFGNSPYLSYSAFAGNPLLISPDMLAETGLLTAKDLDKIPTLPTDMVDFDRVRELKTPLFLKAFQNFRKQEPSDLHREFDEFCGQKSYWLDDYAFFMALKDAQDGASWHTWDDEISRRKPEAMKKWQEKLSEEIFFHKYLQFTFNRQWANLKRYANEQGIQIFGDLAIYVAHDSADVWSHPEIFCLDGETGEAALMAGVPPDYFSESGQLWGNPVYNWDRLKQNGFDWWVHRIQSMLDYVDLIRIDHFRGLESFWAVPQGETTAMNGEWVNAPGEDLFHTIEEKLGRLPIIAEDLGIITPEVEALRDKFELPGMKVLHFAFDSGRDNPYLPYNYTSPNWVVYTGTHDNDTTVGWFNNRSLKQQAHVTRYLGYLGEVLNDGIHWDMIRLALSSVANQAIFPLQDVLGLGSEAKMNKPSTAEGNWAWRCEPGLLTDEIGDRLKFWTDTYGRAPR, from the coding sequence ATGTCATTTCAGCCCAGATCTAGCGGCATTTTATTACACCCTACCTCCCTACCAGGTCGATATGGCATCGGGGACATAGGGCCGAATGCTTATCAGTTTGTGGACTTTCTCAGAGACAGTCACCAACAACTGTGGCAAATCCTGCCCCTAGGTCCAACCGGGTTTGGAAATTCTCCTTACCTTTCCTATTCCGCCTTTGCGGGAAATCCTCTGTTAATCAGTCCTGATATGTTAGCCGAGACCGGACTACTGACAGCAAAAGATTTAGACAAAATCCCCACCCTACCCACAGATATGGTGGATTTTGACCGGGTAAGAGAACTGAAAACCCCTCTATTTCTTAAAGCCTTCCAGAATTTTCGGAAACAGGAACCATCAGACCTTCATCGCGAATTTGATGAATTTTGTGGCCAGAAAAGCTACTGGCTAGATGACTACGCCTTTTTTATGGCTCTCAAAGATGCCCAAGACGGGGCGAGTTGGCACACTTGGGATGATGAAATTTCCCGGCGCAAGCCAGAAGCGATGAAAAAATGGCAGGAAAAACTGAGCGAAGAAATCTTTTTCCATAAGTATCTGCAATTTACCTTCAATCGTCAGTGGGCAAATTTGAAGCGCTACGCCAATGAACAGGGAATCCAGATTTTTGGAGATTTGGCGATTTATGTAGCCCATGATAGTGCGGATGTGTGGTCTCATCCCGAAATTTTCTGTTTAGACGGAGAAACGGGAGAGGCGGCGTTAATGGCAGGAGTCCCACCCGATTATTTTAGCGAAAGTGGGCAACTGTGGGGTAATCCGGTTTATAACTGGGATCGCCTTAAACAAAATGGGTTTGATTGGTGGGTGCATCGTATTCAATCAATGTTGGATTATGTAGACCTTATTCGGATTGACCATTTCCGGGGTCTGGAGTCTTTTTGGGCAGTTCCCCAGGGGGAAACTACTGCCATGAATGGTGAGTGGGTAAATGCACCGGGAGAGGATCTATTCCACACCATTGAGGAAAAGTTAGGGCGACTGCCGATTATTGCTGAAGATTTGGGGATTATTACGCCAGAGGTGGAAGCCTTGCGGGATAAATTTGAGTTACCGGGTATGAAGGTGCTGCATTTTGCATTTGATTCAGGACGGGATAACCCCTATTTACCCTATAACTACACTTCCCCTAATTGGGTGGTGTATACGGGAACCCATGATAATGATACGACTGTGGGTTGGTTTAATAATCGATCGCTTAAACAACAGGCTCATGTAACTCGTTATTTAGGTTATCTAGGTGAGGTGCTAAATGATGGCATTCACTGGGATATGATTCGGCTGGCTTTGTCATCAGTGGCTAATCAGGCAATTTTCCCCCTACAAGATGTGTTGGGATTGGGAAGTGAGGCTAAAATGAATAAACCCAGTACCGCTGAGGGTAACTGGGCTTGGCGTTGTGAGCCTGGGTTGCTAACTGATGAAATTGGCGATCGCCTGAAGTTCTGGACAGATACCTATGGACGCGCGCCTAGATAA
- a CDS encoding helix-turn-helix domain-containing protein, with product MKLTLTHPIFQNRSENHKQPQNRVDHDQAQRLSDIGQQLRDARMKNSFSLGMVAAYTRIRTHLLQAIEEGEIDNLPEPIYTQGLIRQYADALGLNGEELANFFLPEPGEKTLARSLKLLSLPQLRPTHLYLTYTLLIICAVNALSYLVPQSGELAVTQTESASGDTVVTPQPNPVTTTPSPPQSQLVSQSSTTVVVAESSAPTPAPAPTPAPAPQPIIQDVEVGIVVKDESWVLIEIDGKTEFQGILPGGTQKTWTAKTEVVVVAGNAGGVLVKVNNGEARRLGEPGMVQEAVFKAGNSDETADIPSS from the coding sequence ATGAAATTAACTCTTACTCACCCAATTTTTCAAAATAGATCCGAAAATCACAAGCAACCACAAAATCGAGTTGATCATGACCAGGCACAACGCCTATCAGATATTGGTCAACAGTTGCGTGATGCCAGGATGAAAAATTCCTTCTCCTTGGGTATGGTGGCAGCTTATACCCGTATTCGCACCCATTTACTCCAAGCCATCGAAGAGGGTGAAATAGATAACCTACCTGAACCTATTTATACTCAGGGTCTGATTCGCCAATATGCGGATGCTTTGGGGCTGAATGGAGAGGAGTTAGCCAATTTCTTTTTACCGGAACCTGGGGAAAAGACTCTGGCGCGATCGCTTAAATTGCTGTCTCTGCCACAATTACGGCCAACTCATCTGTATCTAACTTATACTCTACTGATTATTTGTGCCGTTAATGCGCTGTCTTATCTGGTTCCCCAATCCGGTGAATTAGCAGTTACACAGACAGAATCAGCTAGTGGGGATACTGTGGTCACGCCACAGCCAAATCCGGTAACCACAACACCATCCCCCCCACAGAGTCAGTTAGTGTCTCAATCTTCCACTACCGTAGTGGTAGCAGAATCATCAGCACCGACACCCGCACCCGCACCGACACCCGCACCCGCACCACAACCTATTATTCAGGATGTTGAAGTGGGAATAGTGGTTAAGGATGAGTCTTGGGTACTGATTGAAATAGACGGAAAAACCGAATTTCAGGGAATATTACCCGGTGGCACTCAAAAAACCTGGACAGCTAAAACTGAAGTGGTGGTAGTGGCCGGAAATGCCGGAGGCGTATTGGTGAAGGTCAACAACGGCGAAGCCAGACGCTTGGGAGAACCGGGAATGGTGCAAGAAGCGGTATTTAAGGCTGGGAATAGCGATGAAACCGCCGATATTCCCAGTTCCTAG
- a CDS encoding pseudouridine synthase: MNERLQKIISHWGVASRRHAEEMILSGRVKVNGDRAYLGQKADPKCDRIEIDGRALHPSSQPQPLYLLLNKPLGVVCTCAEPQGRKAVLDLLPRQMRVGQGLHPVGRLDSDSTGALLITNDGELTFLLTHPRYHVAKTYQVLVQGCPPESVLEQWRQGILLSGKNTLPAQVRPIGKPSRSQTLLEVVLREGRNRQIRRVAEALGYPVVQLHRTAIGPIYLNSTGKPELASGEYRSLKNSEVHLLKNRVCVWKSGSCS, encoded by the coding sequence ATGAATGAAAGGCTACAGAAAATCATATCTCACTGGGGAGTCGCCTCTCGTCGTCATGCCGAGGAGATGATACTATCAGGAAGGGTCAAAGTAAATGGCGATCGCGCTTATTTAGGCCAGAAAGCAGATCCCAAATGCGATCGCATTGAAATTGACGGACGCGCACTGCACCCTTCCAGTCAACCCCAACCCCTATACCTACTGCTAAATAAACCCCTAGGCGTAGTTTGCACCTGTGCAGAACCCCAAGGCCGAAAAGCGGTTTTAGACCTGCTGCCGCGTCAAATGCGAGTCGGACAGGGACTGCACCCCGTAGGTCGCTTAGACAGCGACTCAACCGGTGCATTACTCATCACAAATGATGGTGAACTGACATTTCTTTTAACCCATCCCCGTTATCATGTAGCTAAAACCTATCAAGTTCTAGTCCAAGGCTGTCCTCCAGAATCTGTTTTAGAACAGTGGAGACAAGGTATCCTACTATCTGGTAAAAACACATTACCAGCTCAAGTTAGGCCCATCGGGAAACCGAGCCGCTCTCAGACTTTGCTAGAAGTGGTTTTACGAGAAGGGAGAAACCGACAGATTCGGCGAGTAGCAGAGGCTCTCGGTTATCCAGTGGTTCAACTGCATCGGACAGCAATTGGGCCTATTTATCTCAACTCGACTGGGAAACCTGAATTAGCTTCAGGTGAATATAGATCCCTGAAAAACTCTGAAGTGCATTTGCTAAAGAATCGAGTCTGTGTCTGGAAATCTGGCAGTTGTTCTTGA
- a CDS encoding LmeA family phospholipid-binding protein yields MTGTKTEEKKLIATVLSAALQLWLRSQVEGVESLKIHVGGGNRSLLRGSIPTVSVSAKAVIYQGLHLSQVALSSSGIRINLRQVLQGKPLQLLEAIPVDCDLQILASDLNASVSSPLLANAITQLLQSHLPLTEGTLEHLQLRLNSDRLTLNADLITDSHGAIALSLDSQLQRISSTQLLLHQPYIKADPLISATVLESIPIDLGTDVDIEDLSISKEQLTLRGKIWVNP; encoded by the coding sequence ATGACGGGGACTAAAACTGAGGAAAAGAAACTGATCGCAACGGTTCTATCGGCGGCGCTACAGCTTTGGTTGCGATCGCAAGTGGAGGGGGTAGAATCTTTAAAAATCCACGTCGGAGGTGGTAACCGATCGCTACTAAGGGGATCTATTCCCACCGTGTCCGTCTCAGCCAAGGCTGTGATTTATCAGGGCTTGCATCTTTCCCAAGTGGCTTTGAGTAGTTCCGGTATCCGTATCAATTTACGTCAGGTTCTCCAGGGTAAGCCTTTACAGCTTCTGGAAGCGATCCCGGTTGATTGTGATTTGCAAATTCTCGCCTCGGATCTTAATGCTTCCGTGAGTTCGCCACTTCTAGCCAATGCCATTACCCAACTGCTACAGTCTCACTTACCACTGACTGAGGGAACCCTCGAACATCTGCAATTAAGGCTCAATAGCGATCGCCTGACGTTAAATGCTGATTTAATCACAGATTCCCATGGGGCGATCGCCCTTAGTTTAGATAGCCAATTACAGCGGATCAGTTCCACCCAACTGTTACTACACCAGCCCTATATCAAAGCCGATCCCCTCATTAGTGCCACTGTGCTAGAGTCAATTCCGATTGACTTAGGAACTGATGTAGATATTGAGGATCTGAGTATCAGTAAGGAACAGCTTACCCTACGGGGGAAAATTTGGGTCAATCCCTAG
- a CDS encoding phosphatidate cytidylyltransferase, protein MSWSRVISGIVAIALALLMLTLGGWYFTLGFGVIVYLGQLEYFQLVRAKGIEPAGKTTLVVSQALLVTAAIAPNLVDAIFALAGTLICFYLLFQPRISSIADIAASILGLFYGGYLPSYWIRLRVGLDGSSPLLTHVTTNLPQLRYFPPSWDLSYTLTEGLTASLLAFGCIWAADIGAYIFGKFLGRTRLSDISPKKTVEGAIFGILGSIGVAIAGAWFLQWPQFLWTGFALGIIIGIASLLGDLTESMMKRDAGVKDSGQLIPGHGGILDRADSYVFTAPLVYYFVTLVLPLFKT, encoded by the coding sequence ATGTCTTGGTCTCGTGTCATCAGTGGAATTGTGGCGATCGCCCTCGCCTTGCTCATGCTAACCCTAGGGGGATGGTACTTTACCCTCGGCTTTGGGGTGATTGTGTACCTAGGTCAGTTAGAATACTTTCAACTGGTGCGGGCTAAAGGCATCGAACCAGCCGGGAAAACTACCCTAGTTGTCAGTCAAGCCCTATTAGTTACGGCGGCGATCGCCCCCAACCTAGTAGATGCTATCTTCGCTCTAGCCGGAACCCTGATCTGCTTCTACTTGCTATTTCAACCCAGAATCTCTAGCATTGCTGATATTGCCGCCTCCATTTTGGGTCTGTTTTATGGTGGATACTTACCCAGTTATTGGATTAGGCTACGGGTGGGGCTAGATGGTTCCAGTCCCCTGTTAACCCATGTCACCACTAACCTACCTCAACTCAGATACTTTCCGCCATCGTGGGATTTATCCTATACCCTCACTGAAGGATTGACCGCCAGTCTGCTGGCTTTTGGTTGCATTTGGGCGGCGGATATTGGCGCATACATTTTTGGGAAATTTTTGGGGCGGACCCGACTTTCTGATATTAGCCCCAAAAAAACCGTAGAGGGCGCTATATTCGGGATTTTAGGTAGCATTGGAGTGGCGATCGCTGGTGCTTGGTTTCTGCAATGGCCGCAGTTTCTCTGGACAGGTTTCGCCCTGGGTATTATAATTGGCATAGCTAGTCTTTTGGGAGACCTGACCGAATCAATGATGAAGCGCGATGCTGGAGTCAAAGATTCCGGTCAACTCATCCCCGGTCACGGCGGCATTCTCGATCGCGCTGATAGCTATGTTTTTACCGCCCCCCTAGTCTATTACTTTGTCACCTTGGTGCTACCTTTATTCAAAACCTAG
- the cbiT gene encoding precorrin-6Y C5,15-methyltransferase subunit CbiT, with protein sequence MSSPLWPYITPGIPDDLFERLPGIPMSKREVRLLLISYLRLQPDCIVWDIGAGTGTIAVETGLLCPQGRIIAVERDGEVANLIRTNCDRFGVTNVDVIEGNAPDCLHGLKNLPHRVCLEGGKAIKDILVTVWQYLQPQGRLVATASNLETLYLISEGFAQLQVRNVEVVQSSINRLESRGRSQSLVAIDPMFILSGEKIS encoded by the coding sequence ATGTCTTCCCCACTTTGGCCTTATATTACCCCAGGCATTCCCGATGACCTATTTGAACGTTTACCAGGAATTCCCATGAGTAAACGGGAGGTAAGATTGCTGTTGATTTCCTATCTACGGCTACAGCCAGATTGTATAGTGTGGGATATTGGGGCGGGAACTGGAACCATTGCGGTAGAAACTGGTTTATTATGTCCCCAGGGTAGAATTATTGCCGTGGAAAGAGATGGGGAAGTGGCTAATCTGATCCGCACTAATTGCGATCGCTTCGGTGTCACCAATGTAGATGTCATTGAAGGAAACGCCCCCGACTGTTTGCATGGACTCAAGAACCTTCCCCACCGCGTCTGTTTAGAGGGAGGAAAAGCCATCAAAGATATTCTAGTTACGGTGTGGCAATATTTACAGCCCCAAGGCCGTCTTGTAGCCACTGCGTCAAATTTAGAGACCTTGTACCTAATTTCGGAAGGGTTTGCTCAATTACAGGTGCGGAATGTGGAGGTAGTCCAATCTTCCATTAACCGCCTGGAGAGTCGAGGGCGATCGCAAAGTTTAGTAGCAATTGATCCTATGTTTATCCTTAGTGGTGAGAAAATCAGTTAA
- a CDS encoding aminotransferase class I/II-fold pyridoxal phosphate-dependent enzyme: MDQNQTPLLTALKQAAETPGAAFYTPGHRRGQGIPESLAAVFGSQVFRADLPELPELDNLFAPEGVIKQAQELAAAAFGGDLCRFLVNGSTVGIIASILATCDPEDKILLPRNIHKSVISGLVISGARAIFINPEYDQDWHLPLSLTPKAIAQALDEHPDIKAVMVVYPTYHGICGNLAAIATIVHNYNIPLLVDEAHGGHFHFHQQLPPSALQCGADLTVQSTHKVLGAMNQASMVQIKGDRINLTRLDNALQMLQTTSPSYLLLASLDAARHQMVNQGQKRLTEALELAQRAKTQLENLPGLRVYHPPVTAGCVALDPTRLTVKVSDCGLSGYEADTILHQQFRVTAELPDLEHLTMIISPANSQGDIDQMIKGFAFLSQQAVSGELENSPTLNQQDWQMIDTISAFATPIAEVSAMSVRDAFFAKTISLPTPDCPGKISAECVCPYPPGVPILWPGEAISKKAIAFLQQVQALGGEITGCSDNTLATLRVIDH; this comes from the coding sequence ATGGATCAAAATCAAACTCCCCTATTAACAGCCCTTAAACAAGCGGCGGAAACACCGGGTGCGGCTTTTTATACCCCAGGACATCGGCGGGGACAGGGAATTCCCGAATCTTTGGCCGCGGTTTTCGGGTCGCAAGTATTTAGGGCGGACTTGCCAGAATTGCCAGAATTAGATAATCTATTCGCACCGGAGGGAGTGATTAAACAGGCTCAGGAATTAGCAGCGGCAGCGTTTGGGGGCGACCTGTGCAGATTTTTGGTCAATGGTTCAACGGTGGGGATTATCGCGTCAATTTTAGCGACCTGTGACCCAGAAGACAAAATTCTCCTACCGCGAAACATTCATAAATCGGTAATCTCAGGATTAGTGATATCGGGGGCGCGGGCTATTTTTATTAATCCTGAATATGACCAGGATTGGCATTTACCGCTGAGTCTGACCCCAAAAGCGATCGCCCAAGCCCTAGATGAACACCCAGACATCAAAGCCGTGATGGTAGTATATCCCACCTATCACGGCATCTGTGGTAATTTAGCAGCCATAGCCACCATAGTTCATAACTATAACATCCCCCTACTGGTAGACGAAGCCCATGGCGGACATTTTCACTTTCATCAGCAACTACCCCCAAGCGCCCTACAATGCGGGGCTGATTTAACGGTACAATCTACCCATAAAGTGCTAGGGGCAATGAATCAAGCCTCAATGGTACAGATTAAAGGCGATCGCATCAACCTCACCCGTCTGGATAACGCCCTACAAATGCTACAAACCACCAGCCCCAGTTATCTGCTGTTAGCTTCTCTGGATGCAGCCCGCCATCAAATGGTCAATCAGGGTCAAAAAAGGCTCACAGAAGCGCTAGAATTAGCACAGAGGGCAAAAACTCAATTAGAAAACTTACCCGGTTTACGGGTCTATCATCCCCCGGTAACTGCTGGGTGTGTTGCTTTAGACCCAACCCGGTTAACGGTTAAGGTCAGCGACTGCGGGTTAAGTGGTTATGAAGCAGACACAATTCTGCATCAACAGTTTCGGGTAACTGCTGAGTTACCAGATCTCGAACACTTGACGATGATCATCAGTCCCGCCAACAGCCAAGGGGATATCGATCAGATGATTAAGGGATTCGCATTTCTCAGCCAGCAGGCTGTATCTGGAGAACTAGAAAATTCCCCCACACTAAACCAGCAGGACTGGCAGATGATCGATACTATATCAGCCTTTGCTACCCCCATAGCTGAGGTTTCGGCGATGTCTGTCCGAGATGCCTTTTTTGCCAAAACCATCTCACTACCAACTCCAGACTGTCCGGGTAAAATTAGCGCTGAGTGTGTTTGTCCCTATCCCCCAGGTGTGCCAATTTTGTGGCCGGGGGAAGCTATATCTAAAAAAGCGATCGCATTTTTGCAACAGGTACAAGCCTTGGGGGGAGAAATTACCGGATGTAGCGATAATACCTTAGCAACCCTGCGGGTAATTGATCATTGA
- the ychF gene encoding redox-regulated ATPase YchF, protein MLTAGIVGLPNVGKSTLFNALVANAKAQAANFPFCTIEPNVGVVAVPDERLQVLAKISNSEQIVPTRIEFVDIAGLVQGASQGEGLGNQFLSHIREVDAIVQVVRCFENDDIIHVSGSVDPVRDIEIINLELAYRDLSQVERRIERTRKQARTSKEAQLELGALEKISAVLNDGKSARLVDLSEEEAEAIKGLGLLTRKPIIYAANVSEDDLATGNEWVEKVRAIASQENAQVVIISAQVESELVELSDSEKQDFLESLGVQEGGLKSLIAATYKLLGLRTFLTTGPKETRAWTIHEGMSAPQAAGVIHSDFERGFIRAETVAYQDLVTHGSMNAAKDKGLVRSEGKEYIVQEGDVMLFRFNV, encoded by the coding sequence ATGCTTACCGCCGGAATTGTAGGATTACCTAATGTCGGAAAATCTACTCTTTTTAATGCCCTAGTTGCTAATGCTAAAGCCCAGGCTGCTAATTTTCCCTTTTGTACCATTGAACCTAATGTCGGGGTCGTCGCGGTTCCTGATGAACGTTTACAGGTATTAGCTAAAATTTCTAATTCCGAACAAATTGTCCCTACCAGAATTGAATTTGTTGATATCGCTGGACTCGTGCAAGGTGCTAGTCAAGGGGAGGGATTGGGTAATCAGTTTCTCTCCCATATTCGGGAGGTAGATGCGATCGTTCAGGTCGTCCGCTGCTTTGAAAATGATGATATTATTCATGTGTCCGGTTCCGTCGATCCGGTGCGGGATATTGAAATTATTAATCTGGAATTGGCTTATCGTGATTTGTCTCAGGTAGAACGTCGCATAGAACGCACCCGCAAACAAGCCCGCACTAGCAAAGAAGCCCAGTTAGAATTGGGTGCTTTAGAGAAAATTTCCGCCGTCTTAAACGATGGAAAATCTGCCCGTTTGGTCGATTTATCTGAAGAAGAAGCCGAGGCGATTAAGGGCTTGGGTTTATTGACCAGAAAGCCGATTATTTATGCTGCTAATGTGTCCGAAGATGATTTGGCTACCGGTAACGAATGGGTCGAAAAAGTGAGAGCGATCGCTTCCCAAGAAAATGCCCAAGTTGTGATTATATCCGCTCAAGTAGAATCAGAACTTGTAGAACTTTCCGACTCCGAAAAGCAGGACTTTTTGGAATCACTGGGAGTGCAAGAAGGCGGTTTAAAATCCCTAATTGCGGCTACCTATAAACTCTTAGGACTGAGAACATTTTTGACCACCGGACCCAAAGAAACTCGCGCCTGGACTATCCACGAGGGAATGTCCGCACCCCAAGCCGCCGGAGTTATTCACTCTGATTTTGAAAGGGGTTTTATCCGCGCCGAAACCGTAGCTTATCAAGACTTAGTTACTCATGGGTCTATGAATGCGGCTAAGGATAAAGGCTTAGTCCGCAGTGAAGGTAAGGAATATATCGTCCAAGAGGGGGATGTCATGTTGTTCCGATTTAATGTTTAA
- a CDS encoding phage holin family protein produces MNLIIAWLVTAVSLFLIAKLSKFTGVEIEDFKKALTSSAVFGLLNLLVRLAVPLTVVFSSFIITLLLNMAIFGLAAWLVRGFYLRRGIWSALIGALALSFINSILYEVLENVGI; encoded by the coding sequence ATGAATTTAATCATTGCTTGGTTGGTGACTGCGGTCAGCTTATTTTTAATTGCTAAACTCAGCAAATTTACCGGGGTAGAAATTGAAGACTTTAAAAAAGCCTTAACATCCTCCGCTGTTTTCGGGTTATTAAATCTCTTAGTCCGACTTGCTGTCCCTCTGACCGTGGTTTTTTCGAGTTTCATTATCACCTTATTGTTGAATATGGCGATTTTTGGACTAGCGGCTTGGCTAGTGAGAGGTTTCTATCTCCGTCGGGGTATTTGGAGTGCTTTAATTGGCGCTTTGGCTTTGAGTTTCATTAACTCGATTTTATACGAAGTTCTCGAGAATGTTGGGATTTAA
- a CDS encoding YifB family Mg chelatase-like AAA ATPase — MLARVWSASVVGIDAVKVGVEVDLSGGLPKIIVLGLPDTAVQESRERVKATLKNAGYSFPMGNIVINLTPADLRKEGPCFDLPISIGILAASEQIKADLLGDFLFLGEVSLDGSLRPVAGVLPIAAEAQNMGITGLVVPEDNAREAAVVQGVSVYGFKSIFEVVDFLNNPDNHQPIRLDSSRILATPKSTNLDLKDVKGQSHARRALEIAATGGHNLIFVGPPGSGKTMLARRLPGILPPLNFEEALEVTRIHSVAGLLKNRGTLVSDRPFRSPHHSASGPSLVGGGSYPKPGEISLAHRGILFLDELTEFRRNVLEFLRQPLEDGFVTVTRTRLSVVFPSQFTLIASTNPCPCGYYGDPIQACTCSPRQREQYWAKLSGPLMDRIDLQVAVNRLKPEEITRHSNAESSETVLERVQKGRERAYHRFQDEPHLQCNAEMQSRQIQRWCQLDQGSCQLLEAAIRRLGLSARGSDRVLKVARTIADLAGEDNIKPNHIGEAIQYRTLDRMQ; from the coding sequence ATGTTAGCGAGAGTTTGGAGTGCGTCCGTAGTTGGTATTGATGCGGTAAAAGTCGGAGTTGAGGTAGATCTTTCGGGAGGACTCCCCAAAATCATTGTTTTAGGTTTACCTGATACAGCGGTTCAGGAGTCGCGGGAAAGGGTGAAAGCCACCCTCAAAAATGCTGGTTATAGTTTCCCCATGGGAAATATAGTAATTAACCTAACTCCCGCCGATTTGCGGAAGGAAGGGCCTTGTTTTGACCTCCCGATAAGTATTGGTATTTTAGCAGCTTCCGAACAGATAAAAGCCGATTTATTGGGAGATTTTCTGTTTTTAGGGGAAGTATCCTTAGATGGAAGTTTGCGTCCGGTAGCGGGGGTATTACCTATCGCAGCCGAAGCGCAAAATATGGGAATTACTGGCTTAGTAGTTCCCGAAGACAACGCTAGGGAGGCGGCGGTAGTTCAGGGGGTTTCGGTGTATGGTTTTAAGTCGATTTTCGAGGTAGTAGATTTTCTGAATAATCCCGACAATCATCAGCCCATCAGGTTAGATAGTTCGCGGATTTTAGCTACCCCAAAATCCACTAATTTAGACCTAAAAGATGTTAAAGGACAATCCCACGCCCGCCGCGCCTTGGAAATTGCTGCCACCGGGGGTCATAACCTCATTTTTGTAGGTCCGCCAGGTAGTGGTAAAACCATGTTAGCGAGACGTTTACCAGGTATTTTACCGCCGTTAAACTTTGAAGAAGCCCTAGAAGTTACCCGCATTCATTCGGTAGCGGGACTGTTAAAAAATCGGGGAACTTTAGTGAGCGATCGCCCCTTTCGTAGCCCCCACCATTCCGCCTCTGGACCCTCTTTGGTAGGTGGTGGAAGTTATCCCAAACCGGGGGAGATTTCTTTAGCCCATCGCGGCATTTTGTTCCTCGATGAATTAACCGAATTTCGCCGGAATGTTTTGGAGTTTTTAAGACAACCCCTAGAGGATGGATTTGTCACCGTCACCCGCACCCGTTTATCAGTCGTTTTCCCCTCCCAATTCACGTTAATTGCGAGTACAAATCCCTGTCCTTGTGGATATTATGGCGACCCCATACAAGCCTGTACCTGTTCTCCTCGTCAACGGGAACAATATTGGGCAAAACTATCAGGTCCTCTGATGGATAGGATTGATTTGCAAGTAGCAGTTAACCGACTCAAGCCGGAAGAAATTACCCGCCATTCCAACGCGGAATCATCAGAAACTGTACTAGAAAGAGTCCAAAAAGGACGGGAAAGGGCTTATCATCGATTCCAAGATGAACCCCATTTACAGTGTAATGCAGAGATGCAGAGTCGCCAAATTCAGCGGTGGTGTCAACTAGACCAGGGGAGTTGTCAACTTCTCGAAGCAGCTATCCGCCGTCTAGGACTGTCGGCGCGGGGAAGCGATCGCG